One stretch of Microcoleus sp. FACHB-672 DNA includes these proteins:
- a CDS encoding polysaccharide biosynthesis/export family protein, whose product MSQGRAFSDTTPSQLVAPSQLQEAYILGPGDIIQIDIFNVPEYSGENGRYQVLVDGSLNMPLIGRVDVQGLTLQVAAQKFSQLYAEYLTRPIVTVSLLLARPLSIGVAGEVNRPGSYVLDALGAGNTEAGAQVPTVTRALQSAGGVTQSADLRRVQLRRPQPSGSEQIINLDLNELLQTGDLRQNLSLRDGDTIFIPTKTNVNLAEAALLATTTISGDPTRPLNVAVVGEVTRPGSYTMQRVDDEGAQQGLITLTRALRTAGGITQSADIRRVEVRRNTKTGNEQVIEVDLWQLLQTGDLSQDVILDQGDTIVVPTAENIDLTEARQVAAASFSPGAMRVSVVGEVAEPGPVDLPPNTSLNQALLAAGGFNNIRARRQDVELVRLNPNGTVSRRTVPVDFSQELNEETNPALRPNDVIVVGRSGITKTADTITTILSPFVNLFGAFRIFDVLF is encoded by the coding sequence TTGTCTCAGGGTCGGGCTTTCAGTGATACTACACCTAGTCAACTCGTTGCTCCCAGTCAACTGCAAGAGGCTTACATCTTAGGGCCTGGTGATATCATTCAGATCGATATCTTTAATGTGCCAGAGTATAGCGGCGAGAATGGTCGATACCAAGTTTTAGTGGATGGCTCACTAAATATGCCCCTGATTGGCCGTGTAGATGTCCAAGGTCTAACCTTGCAAGTGGCGGCACAAAAATTTTCTCAACTATACGCTGAATACCTTACACGTCCTATCGTTACGGTAAGTTTGCTGCTAGCTCGTCCCCTGAGTATTGGGGTAGCAGGAGAAGTGAACCGCCCAGGCTCCTACGTCCTTGATGCTCTGGGAGCCGGTAACACCGAGGCTGGCGCTCAAGTTCCAACAGTGACACGCGCTCTTCAAAGTGCGGGTGGAGTTACCCAATCTGCGGATCTACGACGAGTTCAGTTACGTCGCCCCCAACCCTCTGGTAGTGAGCAAATTATCAACCTGGATCTGAATGAATTGTTGCAAACAGGCGACTTGCGCCAAAATTTAAGTCTGCGGGATGGAGACACAATTTTTATTCCGACTAAAACAAATGTAAATCTGGCAGAAGCCGCTCTATTAGCAACGACTACGATCTCTGGAGATCCAACTCGACCCCTGAATGTCGCAGTGGTTGGCGAAGTCACTCGTCCGGGTTCCTACACAATGCAAAGAGTAGACGATGAGGGGGCACAACAGGGGCTGATCACTTTAACTCGGGCGCTTAGAACAGCAGGTGGAATCACGCAATCAGCGGATATTCGGCGGGTTGAAGTGCGTCGAAATACTAAAACAGGCAATGAACAAGTCATAGAAGTGGATCTTTGGCAACTTCTGCAAACGGGCGACCTCAGCCAAGATGTAATCCTTGATCAGGGAGACACCATCGTTGTTCCGACCGCCGAAAATATAGACTTAACTGAAGCTCGCCAAGTCGCCGCTGCCAGTTTTTCTCCGGGAGCAATGAGAGTCAGTGTTGTAGGGGAAGTGGCTGAGCCGGGTCCGGTAGATTTACCCCCCAACACTTCCTTAAACCAAGCATTGCTGGCAGCAGGAGGTTTTAACAACATACGAGCTCGCAGACAAGACGTAGAACTGGTTCGCCTAAACCCAAACGGCACTGTTTCTCGCCGGACTGTGCCGGTGGACTTTTCTCAAGAACTCAATGAAGAAACGAATCCCGCTCTACGCCCCAATGATGTGATCGTTGTAGGTCGGTCTGGCATTACTAAAACCGCAGATACAATCACCACGATTCTCAGCCCGTTTGTTAACCTATTCGGGGCGTTCAGAATTTTCGACGTCTTGTTCTAG